The following proteins are co-located in the Parafannyhessea umbonata genome:
- a CDS encoding sensor histidine kinase — MSHLFLMRASTLMVVCGVSYLLAAGQTIHTCFATVRRDGRLRWLRVWYEAMLAVHLLFVCAVSNSAMENQGAILLWLHPVLLGVESLLWANALAAVLGAVCAACLRRPWMLAEVALLACCTPPAIAAVGEGASLLLIADVSFFTARVLAVLVLDERKSRASVTRLSLIDALDALPDGVMWMNQGCEVLFMNDAMREVLKRMGLSTDLADAHGLWQSLEGRAREVADDRLLVDVDSGMTCLFVRDRARLRRTPCDRVMALDVTEEVATNARLESVNRLLEAANEELRASMLQVRKVAEAEVLMRMRARVHDTIGSRLSILHRYLEDDRDDPEALERITGLLNGIVDDLAEKDLPSARAGLESIRSAFSLVGVEVRLVGELPEDEAVARAFVEIALEAVTNAAKHAQARRVDVRICRGPGGAASLAVTNDGCVPEGIVEGTGIPGMRRVAAAVGATLAVSVGPPFSVEVTLLPSGAGAGSVGQDAAFAIETKDEGGRA, encoded by the coding sequence GTGAGCCATCTCTTCTTGATGAGGGCGTCCACGCTCATGGTGGTCTGCGGGGTCTCGTACCTCCTTGCCGCCGGTCAGACCATCCACACGTGCTTTGCCACGGTGCGGCGGGACGGCAGGTTGCGCTGGCTCCGCGTCTGGTACGAGGCCATGCTCGCCGTCCACCTGCTCTTCGTGTGCGCCGTCTCGAACTCTGCCATGGAGAACCAGGGGGCAATCCTCCTGTGGCTGCATCCCGTGCTCCTTGGCGTGGAGTCGCTGCTCTGGGCAAACGCCCTCGCCGCCGTGCTGGGAGCCGTCTGCGCCGCCTGCCTGCGTCGCCCCTGGATGCTTGCGGAGGTGGCGCTTCTCGCCTGCTGCACGCCGCCGGCCATCGCGGCCGTGGGGGAGGGCGCTTCGCTGCTGCTGATAGCCGACGTGTCGTTCTTCACGGCGCGCGTCCTGGCGGTGCTGGTGCTCGACGAGCGCAAAAGCAGGGCATCGGTCACGCGGCTCTCCCTCATCGATGCGCTGGACGCCCTGCCCGACGGCGTTATGTGGATGAACCAGGGGTGCGAGGTGCTCTTCATGAACGACGCCATGCGCGAGGTCCTGAAGCGCATGGGGTTGTCGACGGACCTCGCGGACGCCCACGGCCTGTGGCAGAGCCTCGAGGGGCGGGCGCGGGAGGTGGCGGACGACCGGCTGCTTGTCGACGTGGATAGCGGGATGACCTGCCTCTTCGTGCGCGACAGGGCACGGCTGCGCAGGACGCCGTGCGATCGCGTGATGGCGCTCGACGTGACGGAGGAAGTGGCGACCAACGCTCGCTTGGAGAGCGTCAACCGGCTCCTCGAGGCTGCGAACGAAGAGTTGCGTGCGTCGATGCTGCAGGTGCGCAAGGTGGCGGAGGCGGAGGTGCTCATGCGGATGAGGGCGCGCGTCCACGACACCATCGGCTCGCGCCTCTCGATACTCCATCGATACCTGGAGGACGACCGCGACGACCCGGAGGCGCTTGAGAGGATAACCGGGCTTCTGAACGGGATCGTGGACGACCTTGCCGAGAAGGACCTGCCCTCCGCACGTGCGGGCCTGGAGTCCATCCGCAGCGCGTTCTCGCTCGTGGGCGTGGAGGTGCGACTCGTGGGCGAGCTTCCGGAGGACGAGGCCGTTGCCCGCGCGTTCGTCGAGATAGCCCTCGAGGCGGTGACCAACGCCGCGAAGCACGCCCAGGCGCGGCGCGTGGACGTGAGGATCTGTCGGGGTCCCGGTGGCGCGGCGTCGCTGGCCGTGACCAACGACGGCTGCGTGCCGGAGGGGATCGTCGAGGGGACGGGCATCCCCGGCATGAGGCGGGTGGCGGCCGCCGTTGGCGCCACGCTTGCCGTGAGCGTCGG